AGTGATTGACCGGAGCCTGGTGCTGGACCGGGTTATCAACATTTGAGTGTGCCGCCATGACTCTTGCGCTTTCACTTGCCATATTTGCCGTAACCTACGGGCTCATTGTCAGCGAAAAGGTGGACCGGACCGCCGCCGCAATACTGGGCGCGACCGCAATGGTCATGCTCCACCTGATTCCGCATTCTGTCGCGCTGGAACATGTGGACTTGGACGTCATGTTCCTCCTCACAGGGATGATGATTGTGGTGGGGATTCTTTCTGAAACGGGCCTTTTTGAGTGGGTGGCCATCTTCATCGCCCGCCGCGCCCAGGGCAACGCGTTGATCATCCTGATAGGACTTCTCACGGCAACCGCCGTGCTGTCCGCGTTTCTTGACAATGTGACCACGGTGGTGCTCATCGCGCCCATCACCATCCTGCTCACCCAGATTCTGGACATTCCCACCATACCGTTCCTGGTGCTTCAGGCGCTCTTTTCAAACATCGGCGGCACGGCCACCCTCATCGGCGACCCGCCCAACATCCTCATCGCCTCGAAGTCCGGGCTGAATTTCAACCAGTTCATCTTTCACCTGCTGCCGGCGGTGCTGCTGGTCATGTGGACCGTGCTGATTTTTATCGCGTTTACCCAGAAAAATCTTTTGCGGACCACGCCCGCTGCCCGGCTTCGCATCATGCAGGCGCACCCCGAACTGGCCATCACCGACCCCGTCCGGCTCAAGCGGGGCCTGGCCGTGTTCGCCCTGATCATCTTCGGATTTTGCGTGGGGCATTATTTCCACATAGAACCCGGAATTGTGGCGCTGGCGGGCGGTTTTCTGATGCTCGTTGTCTGCGGCGCGGGAATACACGGCGCGATGGAGAAAGTGGAGTGGGAGACCATTTTTTTCCTGATAGGCCTTTTCATTCTGGTGGGCACCCTGGAGCATGTCGGCGTTTTTGCGATCCTCGGCGACGTCATGTTCAGGACCATAGGCCACAATCTGCCCCTGCTTGCCGTCTCCATTCTCTGGATTAGCGGCGTTTTGTCCGCAGTGTTTGGCAACATCCCGGTGGTGATAGCGTTTCTCCCGCTTGTAAAAGCCATTATCCCGGCGTATTTTGCACCGCTTGGCGGCGTGGAGAATGCCGATCCGCTTCTTGTTTCCTCGGTGGCCGACCCGCTTTGGTGGTCTTTGGCGCTGGGCTCCTGCCTGGGCGGCAACGGCACGCTGTTCGGGGCCGCCGCCAATGTGGTGGTGGCCCAGATCGCCAAGAAAAATGGCTACCACATCAGTTTCCTGACCTACTTGCGGTACGGTCTCCCCGTAACCATCGCAAGCCTTTGCATTTGCACGGTTTATGTTTATCTGCGGTATTTTGCCTTCGTGCGGTTTTCCTGAGGCGCGGCGCGGCCAGCCCCATTTCCAAGAATGAGATTACCTGCCAACTGTAAGAGTCAACCCCATGATACCCAGCATTGCCATCTTCTCTGTTGCCTATGCGGTCATCATTTCCGAGAAGATTGAACGGACGCCCGTGTCCATACTGGGCGCGGCGCTGATGATTTTCTGCGGGCTTATCCCCTACTCCAACGCCCTCAAATGTATCGACATGAACGTCGTGTGCCTGCTTGTCGGCATGATGATTGTGGTTAATGTCTTCACACAGACCGGCCTTTTCGAATGGCTGGCCATATCCATCGCCCAGAAGGCGCACGGCAATGGGCTCCTGATTTTTTTGGGGCTTCTCAATGTGACCGCCCTGATCTCCGCATTTCTGGACAACGTGACCACGGTCGTGCTGATCGCCCCGATCACCATCCTCATCGCCCAGATTCTCGAACTTAGAGTCTTGCCTTTCCTTGTGTTCGAGGCCATCTTCTCAAACATGGGCGGAACGGCCACCCTGATTGGCGACCCGCCCAACATCCTGATTGGTTCGCAGG
This genomic window from Candidatus Hydrogenedentota bacterium contains:
- a CDS encoding ArsB/NhaD family transporter encodes the protein MTLALSLAIFAVTYGLIVSEKVDRTAAAILGATAMVMLHLIPHSVALEHVDLDVMFLLTGMMIVVGILSETGLFEWVAIFIARRAQGNALIILIGLLTATAVLSAFLDNVTTVVLIAPITILLTQILDIPTIPFLVLQALFSNIGGTATLIGDPPNILIASKSGLNFNQFIFHLLPAVLLVMWTVLIFIAFTQKNLLRTTPAARLRIMQAHPELAITDPVRLKRGLAVFALIIFGFCVGHYFHIEPGIVALAGGFLMLVVCGAGIHGAMEKVEWETIFFLIGLFILVGTLEHVGVFAILGDVMFRTIGHNLPLLAVSILWISGVLSAVFGNIPVVIAFLPLVKAIIPAYFAPLGGVENADPLLVSSVADPLWWSLALGSCLGGNGTLFGAAANVVVAQIAKKNGYHISFLTYLRYGLPVTIASLCICTVYVYLRYFAFVRFS